The window TGCTCTTCCTGATCGCGTTGATCCGCGAGACCCGCGCGCTGCGGCCGGTGCCGTCGATCATCGTGCGGCAGGTGGTGCTCGGTCGCGACCTGCTCATCCGGGGCGCCGCCTTCCAGGCCTGCTTCCTGTCCGCTACCGCGGTCGCCTCCCGGTTCGGGGTCGCCGCGGTGGGCGCTCACCAGATCGGGCTGCAACTCTGGTTCTTCGCGGCGCTCGCCCTCGACGCCGTCGCCATCGCCGCACAGTCACTGGTCGGGGCGGCTCTCGGTGCCGGGGCCGCGGCCGAGGCCCGGGATGTGGCCCGCCGGGTCACCCTCGCCGGTGGTGTCGCGGCGGTGGGGTTCGCCGTGCTGGCCGCCGCCGGGGCCTCGGTGGTGCCCGGCTGGTTCACCCCGGATCCGGCGGTGCACGACCAGGCGGCGATCATCTGGCCCTGGTTCGTGGCGTTGCTGCCGTTCGCCGGTGTCGTCTACGCACTGGACGGGGTGTTCATCGGCGCCGGCGATGTGGCGTTCCTACGCACGCTGACGATCCTGTCGGCGCTCCTCGGGTTCCTTCCGGCGATCTGGACGGCCTACGCGCTCGATCTCGGGCTGGGCGGGGTCTGGGCCGGGCTGGGGCTGTTCACGCTGGCCCGGTTCGCCGGTCTGGTCTGGCGCTGGCGCTCCCCGCACTGGCTGGTCACCGGTGCCACCCGCTGAAGGCTGATCGTCAGCGTCGTCTCGAAGGCCACCGAATAGGGTGGGCGGGTGAACACGGACGGACTGATCGTGGTGGACAAACCGGCCGGGATGACGTCGCACGACGTCGTCGCCCGGATCCGGCGGCTGGCGAAGACCCGACGGGTGGGGCACGGCGGGACGCTGGACCCGATGGCCACCGGTGTCCTGATCATCGGGGTCAATCGGGCCACCCGCCTGCTGACCTACGTGATCGGTGCGGAGAAGAGCTACGCCGCGACGATCCGGCTCGGTGAGTCGACGATCACCGACGACGCCGAGGGCGACGTCACCGCGACGGTCCCGGCCGGGCACGTCACCGACGAGGCGATCCGGGCCGGGCTGGCCGTCCAGGTCGGTGAGATCGACCAGGTGCCCAGCGCGGTCAGCGCTATCAAGATCAACGGTGAGCGGGCGTACAAGCGGGTCCGGGACGGGGAGACCGTGGAGATCCCGGCTCGCCGGATCACCGTCTACCGGCTCGACGTCCTCGACATCAGGCGGCCCGCCGGCCGCGAGGTGGTCGACGTGGACATCGAGGTGACCTGCTCCTCCGGCACGTACATCCGGGCCGTCGCCCGCGACCTGGGCACCACCCTCGGTGTCGGCGGTCACCTGACCGCGCTGCGGCGGACCGCGGTCGGCGGGATGACCCTGGACGCCGCGTCCACCCTGGCCGAGTTGGAGGAGCGGGCACCCGACGTGATCGGGCTGCCGCTCGCGGAGGCCGCCCGGCGCGCGTTCCCGCAGCGGGTCGCGAACGAGGAGGAGACCCGGGTGCTGCGGCACGGCGGGCCGCTGCCGGCGGTCGGTATCGAGGGGCCGTATGCGGTCTTCGACCCGGCCGGCGAGGTGCTCGCGGTGGTCAGCGAACGCGACGGCCGGGCCCGAGCCGAGATCGTCCTGGCCCCCGCCTGAGTCAGGGGTCGCTCAGGTGGCGGGCGATCGTGGCGACCAGGTCGGCGGCGGCGTACGGCTTGTCCAGGAAGTCGTCGCAGCCCGCCTCCAGCGCCGCCTTCTGATCCTGTGGCAGCACACTGGCGGTGACCGCGACGACGGGTGGCCGTGGTTCGCCGGTGGCGGCCAGTTCGCGGGCCAGGTTGAGACCGTTGCCGTCGGGCAGGTTGATGTCGAGCAGGATCAGGTCGAAGTCGGTGTCGGCCAGTCGTTCTCGGGCGGCGGCCAGCGTGGCGGCGTCGACCAGTTCGGCGTCCCGGACCGCGGCGACGGCGGCTCGGGCCAGCACCGCCTTGACCAGCATGCGGTTCAGTTCCTCGTCCTCGACCAGGAGGATGCGGTGCGGTTCGCTCACGGTTCGGACCTCCGGGCGTCGGTGGGCGGGACTGCGCTGCGGAGCGTGACGGCGATCTCGGGAACCCGGGTGATCCCGCGACGCGCGGCCGGATGAGGGCTGAGTCGGGGGGCGCCACCCCGGGTGAGGGCTTCGGCGACCGCTCCACCGGCCATCGCGGTGGCGATCAGCGGCGAGGTCCCGGAGGCGAGGGCCGTCGCGCTCAGCCCGAGCACCGGGGTGTGCCGGCCGGCCGGGTCCTGTTCGATCGCCGCGAGCAGGCTGAAGCCGTCCTCCTCGGGCGACTGCAGGTCGCAGACGATCAGGTCGAACTCGCCGGTGCGGCTGCGGGCCAGGCCGTCCCGGGCGTCGGCGCAGGCCACCACGTCGGCGCCGCCGGCCCGCAGTCCTTCGGCGATGGCCCGGCGGGCCTCGTCGTCGTGGTCGACCAGCAGCACACGCGGGGCGGGGCGGGCGGCGATCGCGTTGGTCAGGGCGCTGAGCAGGGCGGACTGCTCGACGGGTTTGACGAACCAGTCCTGTGCGCCGAGAGCGATCCCGGTCGGTGCCTCGTCCAGGATGCTGGCGAAGAAGACCGGGATGCCGGCCAGCCGATGATCACCCTTGAACCGCCGCAATACCTCCCAGCCGTCGATCCCGGGCAGGGTGACGTCGAGGACGACGGCGTCCGGGCGGCGTTCCCGGGCCAGTGCCAGACCGCTCTCCCCGGTGCCGGCCACCTCCACCCGGTAGCCCGCGTTGCCCAGCTGGGTGCTCATCAGCTCGGCCGACTGCGGGTCGTCCTCGATGAGCAGCACGTACGGCCCGGTGCCGGGATGGGCCGCGGAGGCGGCGATGGACGCGGCCGGCAGCTCGACGGTGAACTCGCTGCCCCGGCCGGGTTCCGACGCCAGGCTGATCACACCGTCGTGGGCGACGACCAGCCGCCGGGTCAGCGCCAGGCCGAGGCCGGTGCCGGAATGCCGCCGGTCCGGGTCGCCGGCCTGCTGGAACTCCTCGAAGACGCGTTCCAG of the Actinoplanes sichuanensis genome contains:
- a CDS encoding MATE family efflux transporter, encoding MSPPADAHLQPQRTATARRIAGLALPALVVLAAEPLYVLVDTAVVGHLGSLPLAAVAIGGTIMSFAVWFGTLMAYGTTGRAARRFGAGDRAAAVAEGVQASWLALGAGLLLAVGGVFAAGPLAGLLAGDPATAEAAAGWLRIAVLGAPGLLLAAAGNGWMRGVQDTRRPLWIVLGANVLSAILCPVLVYGAGLGLTGSAIANVTAQTLGGLLFLIALIRETRALRPVPSIIVRQVVLGRDLLIRGAAFQACFLSATAVASRFGVAAVGAHQIGLQLWFFAALALDAVAIAAQSLVGAALGAGAAAEARDVARRVTLAGGVAAVGFAVLAAAGASVVPGWFTPDPAVHDQAAIIWPWFVALLPFAGVVYALDGVFIGAGDVAFLRTLTILSALLGFLPAIWTAYALDLGLGGVWAGLGLFTLARFAGLVWRWRSPHWLVTGATR
- the truB gene encoding tRNA pseudouridine(55) synthase TruB, which codes for MNTDGLIVVDKPAGMTSHDVVARIRRLAKTRRVGHGGTLDPMATGVLIIGVNRATRLLTYVIGAEKSYAATIRLGESTITDDAEGDVTATVPAGHVTDEAIRAGLAVQVGEIDQVPSAVSAIKINGERAYKRVRDGETVEIPARRITVYRLDVLDIRRPAGREVVDVDIEVTCSSGTYIRAVARDLGTTLGVGGHLTALRRTAVGGMTLDAASTLAELEERAPDVIGLPLAEAARRAFPQRVANEEETRVLRHGGPLPAVGIEGPYAVFDPAGEVLAVVSERDGRARAEIVLAPA
- a CDS encoding response regulator; protein product: MSEPHRILLVEDEELNRMLVKAVLARAAVAAVRDAELVDAATLAAARERLADTDFDLILLDINLPDGNGLNLARELAATGEPRPPVVAVTASVLPQDQKAALEAGCDDFLDKPYAAADLVATIARHLSDP